CATCAAAGTGTAAATGATAAGCTACGTCACCAGTATTGCCAGAAGTTGCTATATCAACATATTGTCCAATATGATCACCAGTATTGTAATTTTGACTATTTTTCACCAAATGTAGATATCTGGTAATTAACCGTTCGTCAGTATCAGGGTCTCTATCATTATGTCTTATTGTCATTGCTTCAGTTCCATCACTGTAAGTCCCACTTTGAATTATAACTCCAGCAGCTACAGAATATACTGGTTCTAATCTAACCCCAATATCTATACCTTTATGAAACCTCCACCCAACATCACCAAATTCTTCAGTTATTGTTGTTCCTGTTGTCGGCCAAGACCAATTCATATCTGCATATTCACTATTATTAATTGCTTTCTTATCTTGTAAAGCCTGTGTAGATGGTTGTTCTTGTCCAGCGATTACATTAGTATTAGCACCTAGACAAAAAGATAACACAATTGACAACAACAAAGCTTTTCCCAAAATATTTCCTTTCATAATGAAATACCTCCTAAAGAAATTTGATCGTTATCTAAAGATATATCGATCATCTACTATATAAAAAGCCAATTCTCCTTCAGAAGGTAACCCACTCTCTCTTGATTACTTAACAATTTTACAAATTAGCTATTTTAGAAAGCATAAAATATCTTGTGTAATCGAATCACTAACGTCGCATTAAAAATAAATCTATTGATG
This DNA window, taken from Litoribacterium kuwaitense, encodes the following:
- a CDS encoding M23 family metallopeptidase encodes the protein MKGNILGKALLLSIVLSFCLGANTNVIAGQEQPSTQALQDKKAINNSEYADMNWSWPTTGTTITEEFGDVGWRFHKGIDIGVRLEPVYSVAAGVIIQSGTYSDGTEAMTIRHNDRDPDTDERLITRYLHLVKNSQNYNTGDHIGQYVDIATSGNTGDVAYHLHFDVNNVDQIYPEDHETIDPMLFYPQLSFSIAHKNVKDSKQELENINCYEYFFDKNVQEYVGQEKFDKWFESQELEDRTMTNLKTEFSITDQIITELTTEKVRETELEIWES